A section of the Macaca thibetana thibetana isolate TM-01 chromosome 10, ASM2454274v1, whole genome shotgun sequence genome encodes:
- the KCNJ4 gene encoding inward rectifier potassium channel 4, with protein MHGHSRNGQAHVPRRKRRNRFVKKNGQCNVYFANLSNKSQRYMADIFTTCVDTRWRYMLMIFSAAFLVSWLFFGLLFWCIAFFHGDLEASPGVPGAGGPAAGSGGAAPAAPKPCIMHVNGFLGAFLFSVETQTTIGYGFRCVTEECPLAVIAVVVQSIVGCVIDSFMIGTIMAKMARPKKRAQTLLFSHHAVISVRDGKLCLMWRVGNLRKSHIVEAHVRAQLIKPYMTQEGEYLPLDQRDLNVGYDIGLDRIFLVSPIIIVHEIDEDSPLYGMGKEELESEDFEIVVILEGMVEATAMTTQARSSYLASEILWGHRFEPVVFEEKSHYKVDYSRFHKTYEVAGTPCCSARELQESKITVLPAPPPPPSAFCYENELALMSQEEEEMEEEAAAAAAVAAGLGLEAGSKEEAGIIRMLEFGSHLDLERMQASLPLDNISYRRESAI; from the coding sequence ATGCACGGACACAGCCGCAACGGCCAGGCCCACGTGCCCCGGCGGAAACGCCGCAACCGCTTTGTCAAGAAGAACGGCCAATGCAATGTGTACTTCGCCAACCTGAGCAACAAGTCGCAGCGCTACATGGCGGACATCTTCACCACCTGCGTGGACACGCGCTGGCGCTACATGCTCATGATCTTCTCCGCGGCCTTCCTTGTTTCCTGGCTCTTTTTTGGCCTCCTCTTCTGGTGTATCGCCTTCTTCCACGGTGACCTGGAGGCCAGCCCAGGGGTGCCCGGGGCGGGCGGGCCGGCGGCGGGCAGTGGCGGGGCAGCCCCGGCGGCCCCCAAGCCCTGCATCATGCACGTGAACGGCTTCCTGGGTGCCTTCCTGTTCTCGGTGGAGACGCAGACGACCATCGGCTACGGGTTCCGGTGCGTGACGGAGGAGTGCCCGCTGGCAGTCATCGCTGTGGTGGTCCAGTCCATCGTGGGCTGCGTCATCGACTCCTTCATGATCGGCACCATCATGGCCAAGATGGCGCGGCCCAAGAAGCGGGCACAGACGCTGCTGTTCAGCCACCATGCGGTCATCTCGGTGCGCgacggcaagctctgcctcatgtGGCGCGTGGGTAACCTACGCAAGAGCCACATTGTGGAGGCCCACGTGCGGGCCCAGCTCATCAAGCCCTACATGACCCAGGAGGGTGAGTACCTGCCCCTGGACCAGCGGGACCTCAACGTGGGCTATGACATCGGCCTGGACCGCATCTTCCTGGTGTCGCCCATCATCATTGTCCACGAGATCGATGAGGACAGCCCGCTCTATGGCATGGGCAAGGAGGAGCTGGAGTCAGAGGACTTCGAGATCGTGGTCATCCTGGAGGGCATGGTGGAGGCCACGGCCATGACCACCCAGGCCCGCAGCTCCTACCTGGCCAGCGAGATCCTGTGGGGCCACCGCTTTGAGCCCGTGGTCTTTGAGGAGAAGAGCCACTACAAGGTGGACTACTCGCGTTTTCACAAGACCTACGAGGTGGCCGGCACACCCTGCTGCTCGGCCCGGGAGCTGCAGGAGAGTAAGATCACCGTGCTGCCCGCCCCGCCGCCCCCTCCCAGTGCCTTCTGCTATGAGAACGAGCTGGCCCTCATgagccaggaggaagaggagatggaggaggaggcgGCTGCGGCGGCCGCAGTGGCCGCAGGCCTGGGCCTGGAGGCCGGCTCCAAGGAGGAGGCGGGCATCATCCGGATGCTGGAGTTCGGCAGCCACCTGGACCTGGAGCGCATGCAGGCTTCCCTCCCGCTGGACAACATCTCCTACCGCAGGGAGTCTGCTATCTGA